A section of the Pseudomonas flavescens genome encodes:
- a CDS encoding bifunctional protein-serine/threonine kinase/phosphatase has translation MAAAENLRTGRKSQLQVSIGQCSDKGRKARNQDFHGLCVPHEPQLSSKGIAIALADGISSSDVSHIASETAVAAFLSDYFSTSEAWSVKTSVTRVLSATNAWLHAQTRRGQHRYDMDRGYVCTFSALVLKSTTAHLFHVGDTRIYRLRDGSLEPLTRDHRVWVGQDKSYLSRALGIQPQLEIDYQALALESGDLFLLATDGVYEFVDSRFMIECISAAADDLQRAAQHIVDQALANGSDDNLTLQLVRVDSLPRAEVDELQHKLGELPCPPILEARMPFDGYRIVRPLHASARSHVYLATDEDSGATVVIKTPSQDLQHDAAYLERFLMEEWIARRIDSPHVLKACAPTRKRNFLYGVSEFIEGRTLAQWMIDHPSPDLETVRSIVEQIARGLRAFHRLEMLHQDLRPANLMIEATGTVKIIDFGATRVAGLQEIASRQADDPILGTAQYSAPEYWLGEPGTVRSDVFSLAVIAYQMLTARLPYGASMARARTRTAQARLRYAPLGQGRELPSWLDDVLRKACHPDPLKRYADPDEFAHALRHPGQALLRRGRVPLLERNPLLFWQVSCLALALTVVVLLAR, from the coding sequence ATGGCCGCTGCTGAAAACCTGCGCACGGGCAGGAAGAGCCAACTGCAGGTCAGCATCGGTCAGTGCTCGGACAAGGGCCGCAAGGCACGCAATCAGGACTTCCATGGCCTCTGCGTGCCCCATGAGCCGCAACTGAGCAGCAAAGGCATCGCCATCGCCCTGGCTGACGGCATCAGCAGCAGTGACGTCAGCCACATTGCCAGTGAAACGGCGGTGGCGGCGTTCCTCTCCGACTATTTCAGCACCAGCGAAGCCTGGTCCGTGAAGACCTCGGTGACTCGCGTGCTCAGCGCCACCAACGCCTGGCTGCACGCCCAGACGCGGCGCGGCCAGCATCGCTACGACATGGACCGCGGCTACGTGTGCACCTTCAGCGCTCTGGTGCTGAAGTCGACCACCGCGCACCTGTTCCATGTCGGCGATACCCGCATCTACCGCCTGCGCGACGGCTCCCTGGAGCCGCTTACCCGCGATCACCGCGTCTGGGTCGGCCAGGACAAGAGCTACCTGAGCCGTGCCCTGGGCATCCAGCCGCAATTGGAGATCGACTATCAGGCACTGGCGCTGGAGAGCGGCGACCTGTTCCTGCTGGCCACCGACGGCGTGTACGAGTTCGTCGATTCGCGCTTCATGATCGAGTGCATCTCCGCCGCCGCTGACGACCTGCAACGGGCCGCCCAGCATATCGTCGACCAGGCCCTGGCCAATGGCAGCGACGACAACCTGACCCTGCAACTGGTGCGCGTCGACAGCCTGCCGCGTGCCGAGGTCGATGAGTTGCAGCACAAGCTCGGCGAGCTGCCGTGCCCGCCGATTCTGGAAGCGCGCATGCCCTTCGACGGTTACCGCATCGTCCGCCCGCTGCACGCCAGCGCCCGCAGCCACGTGTACCTGGCCACCGATGAAGACAGCGGTGCCACCGTGGTGATCAAGACGCCCTCCCAGGACCTGCAGCACGACGCCGCTTACCTCGAGCGCTTTCTCATGGAGGAGTGGATCGCCCGGCGCATCGACAGCCCCCACGTGCTCAAGGCTTGTGCACCGACCCGCAAGCGCAATTTCCTGTACGGCGTCAGCGAGTTCATCGAGGGCCGGACCCTGGCGCAGTGGATGATCGATCACCCGAGCCCGGATCTGGAAACCGTGCGTAGCATCGTCGAGCAGATCGCCCGCGGCCTGCGTGCTTTCCACCGTCTGGAAATGCTGCATCAGGACCTGCGTCCCGCCAACCTGATGATCGAGGCCACCGGTACGGTGAAGATCATCGATTTTGGCGCCACCCGGGTGGCAGGGCTGCAGGAGATCGCCAGCCGCCAGGCGGACGACCCGATACTCGGCACCGCGCAGTACAGCGCCCCTGAATACTGGCTCGGCGAGCCCGGCACGGTACGCTCGGACGTGTTTTCCCTGGCGGTGATCGCCTACCAGATGCTCACCGCTCGGCTGCCTTACGGGGCCAGCATGGCACGGGCGCGAACCCGCACAGCCCAGGCGCGGTTGCGTTACGCACCGCTCGGCCAAGGGCGCGAGCTGCCTTCGTGGCTCGACGACGTGCTGCGCAAGGCCTGCCACCCGGACCCGCTGAAGCGCTATGCCGACCCGGACGAATTCGCCCACGCGCTGCGTCATCCCGGTCAGGCGTTGCTGCGCCGTGGCCGGGTACCGTTGCTGGAGCGCAATCCGCTGTTGTTCTGGCAGGTCAGTTGTTTGGCGCTGGCGTTGACGGTGGTGGTATTGCTGGCGCGCTAG